Proteins from a single region of Mytilus trossulus isolate FHL-02 chromosome 2, PNRI_Mtr1.1.1.hap1, whole genome shotgun sequence:
- the LOC134705869 gene encoding acetylcholinesterase-like codes for MSRCFILLIFVFSTSQCFPTCIRKTLYGKVRGKITLRVPQVEVEEYLGVPYASPPTGFLRYKRPQKPIKWNPRILETTNLPPACPQLEVDSVQFHKPGFNNFNEDCLYMNIYVPRVNKRALPIMLFIHGGSNRKGMGAMFDGDILAAHGEIIVITFNFRLDNLGFYADPSNGVKGNNGLIDQVLAMKWIQRNIKYFNGDPSKVTLYGHSAGAGDAGLHLLSDLTKGLFRNAIIHSGAPISHWFLSTCIQTSRESKTPENCRPGTSLITTEQQKENWVVVDGEFLKGSPEKLFTCGKFHSGSVLLMMSRDEGHPLDISTYKELDLDQTIGWYAKNLFAERPDFTDNVKKEIKIWETMNLSRYPQALQVRADVGVFVPMMKTADMISERQKNVYTLSFDYVSQNVPGPEWIGVQHGWDIFYVFGVPTVGHPKFSYTARDAEVSKVTMQLISNFVKEGNWRSCDLKLRKYNAEKKSINKLDYVNGKTVVTNEINFKQPRLDFWYKYLFPFNFKCPHSYKAYKGYI; via the exons ATGTCTAGGTGTTTTATcttgttgatttttgtttttagtacGTCCCAGTGCTTTCCTACATGCATAAGAAAAACACTTTATGGAAAAGTCCGCGGAAAAATTACTCTCCGCGTCCCGCAAGTAGAAGTGGAGGAATATCTTGGTGTTCCATATGCATCTCCTCCGACGGGTTTTTTACGTTACAAG AGACCGCAGAAGCCTATAAAATGGAATCCTCGCATTTTAGAAACAACCAATCTTCCACCAGCATGTCCCCAGTTGGAAGTGGACTCCGTACAATTTCATAAGCCAGGGTTTAACAACTTTAACGAAGATtgtttatatatgaatatttatgtACCAAGA GTCAATAAAAGGGCATTGCCGattatgttatttatacatGGAGGTTCTAATAGAAAAGGAATGGGAGCTATGTTCGATGGTGACATTTTAGCTGCACATGGAGAAATAATTGTTATCACATTCAATTTTAGACTCGACAATCTAG gATTTTATGCTGATCCAAGTAATGGTGTAAAAGGCAACAATGGTCTTATCGATCAAGTATTGGCTATGAAATGGATACAAAGAAATATCAAGTATTTCAATGGTGATCCGTCTAAAGTTACCTTATATGGACATAGTGCTGGAGCTGGGGATGCTGGTCTTCATTTGTTATCAGATTTGACCaaag GTTTATTTAGAAATGCCATAATCCACAGCGGAGCACCAATTTCGCACTGGTTTCTTTCAACGTGTATACAAACCAGTAGAGAATCAAAAACTCCAGAAAACTGTCGACCAGGTACCAGTTTGATCACAACAGAGCAACAAAAG gAGAATTGGGTTGTCGTTGATGGGGAATTTCTAAAAGGCAGTCCCGAAAAACTTTTTACTTGCGGGAAATTCCACTCTGGATCAGTATTATTAATGATGTCCAGGGATGAAGGACATCCATTAGATATATCAA CATATAAAGAACTAGATTTAGACCAGACAATCGGATGGTATGCGAAAAATCTGTTTGCAGAAAGACCAGATTTTACAG ataatgtaaaaaaagaaataaaaatctgGGAGACAATGAATCTATCAAGATATCCTCAA gCATTGCAAGTCAGAGCAGATGTTGGAGTCTTCGTGCCAATGATGAAGACCGCAGACATGATTTCTGAAAGGCAAAAGAACGTTTACACTCTCAGTTTTGATTATGTCTCTCAAAACGTTCCTGGGCCTGAATGGATAG GAGTACAGCATGGGTGggatatattttatgtatttggtgtACCGACGGTAGGACATCCAAAGTTCTCATATACAGCACGTGATGCAGAGGTTTCTAAAGTGACGATGCAACTAATCAGCAATTTTGTCAAAGAAGG GAATTGGAGATCCTGTGATTTGAAATTGAGGAAGTACAATGCGGAGAAAAAGTCAATCAACAAACTGGATTATGTCAATGGCAAAACAGTCGTGACAAACGAAATCAACTTCAAACAACCAAGACTTGACTTTTggtacaaatatttgtttccgTTTAATTTCAAATGTCCCCATAGCTATAAAGCATACAAAGgttatatttaa
- the LOC134707592 gene encoding acetylcholinesterase-like isoform X1 has product MFKVLIFLAFVLGTSQCSPTCTRRTCYGKIRGKITFRVPHIEVEEYLGIPYASPPTGHLRYKRPQKPLRWSPRILDTTNLPPACPQEQRAQINFHRPGFDNFNEDCLYMNIYVPRINKRTLPILLYIHGGSNSQGMGAVFDGDILAAHGEMIVITFNYRLANLGFFADPSKGIRGNNGLMDQVLVMKWIQRNIKYFNGNPSKVTLYGHSAGAGDAGVHLLSDLTKGLFRNTIMHSGTPISHWFPSFCVQSSRVSNIPQNCRPGYSLITTEPQQDNWVIIDGEFLKGSPEKLFTCGKFRRGPVLLMISRDEGFPLDPSMYRDINLDELLGYFGRTLFAGKPDFAENVKKELKIWERLNLSNYPPGLQVLADMGLFAPMMKLADMISKWQTNVYTLSFEYVSQNVPGPDWIGIQHGWDVFYVFGVPTVGHPKFSFTARDAEVSKRTMQLISNFVKKGNWRSCDLKLRKYNSERKSINKLNYVNGKTVVTNEINFKQPKIDFWYKYLYPFNFKCPFRYTPYKRYM; this is encoded by the exons ATGTTCAaggttttaatctttttggctTTTGTTTTGGGTACATCTCAGTGTTCTCCTACATGCACAAGAAGAACGTGTTATGGAAAAATCCGAGGAAAAATAACTTTTCGTGTCCCGCATATAGAAGTGGAGGAATATCTAGGTATTCCATATGCATCTCCTCCAACGGGTCATCTACGTTACAAG AGACCACAGAAGCCTCTGAGATGGAGTCCTCGCATTTTAGACACAACAAATCTTCCACCAGCATGCCCACAGGAGCAACGGGCCcaaataaatttccatagacCCGGGTTTGACAACTTTAACGAAGACTGTCTATATATGAACATCTATGTACCAAGA ATCAATAAAAGGACACTGCCGATTCTGCTATACATACATGGAGGTTCTAATTCTCAAGGAATGGGAGCTGTGTTTGATGGTGACATCTTAGCTGCACATGGAGAAATGATTGTTATTACTTTCAACTATAGACTCGCCAATCTAG GTTTTTTTGCCGATCCAAGTAAAGGTATAAGGGGCAATAATGGTCTTATGGATCAAGTATTGGTTATGAAATGGATACAAAGAAATATCAAGTATTTCAATGGTAACCCGTCTAAAGTAACCTTATATGGACATAGTGCTGGAGCTGGGGACGCTGGTGTTCACTTACTATCAGATTTGACCAAAG GGTTATTTAGAAATACAATAATGCACAGTGGCACACCGATTTCGCACTGGTTTCCTTCATTTTGTGTACAATCCAGTAGAGTATCAAATATTCCTCAAAATTGTCGACCGGGTTACAGTCTGATCACTACAGAGCCACAACAG GATAATTGGGTTATCATTGATGGAGAATTTCTAAAAGGCAGTCCAGAAAAACTGTTTACTTGTGGAAAATTCCGGCGTGGTCCAGTATTATTAATGATATCACGGGATGAAGGATTTCCATTAGACCCATcaa TGTACAGAGACATCAACTTAGATGAGCTACTCGGATATTTTGGGCGGACTCTGTTTGCAGGAAAACCTGATTTTGCAG AAAAcgtgaaaaaagaattaaagatCTGGGAGAGATTAAACCTATCAAATTATCCTCCA GGCTTACAAGTCCTTGCAGATATGGGACTCTTCGCACCAATGATGAAACTAGCAGACATGATTTCTAAATGGCAAACGAATGTTTATACACTCAGTTTTGAGTATGTTTCTCAAAACGTACCCGGACCTGATTGGATag GAATACAACATGGATGGGatgtattttatgtatttggtgtACCGACAGTAGGACATCCAAAGTTCTCATTTACAGCACGTGATGCAGAGGTTTCTAAAAGGACGATGCAACTAATcagcaattttgtcaaaaaagg AAACTGGCGATCCTGTGACTTGAAATTGAGGAAGTATAATTCTGAGAGAAAGTCAATCAACAAACTGAATTATGTCAATGGCAAAACAGTCGTTACCAACGAAATCAACTTTAAACAACCAAAAATTGACTTTTGGTATAAATACTTGTATCCCTTTAACTTCAAATGCCCCTTTCGGTATACACCATATAAACGTTATATGTGA
- the LOC134707592 gene encoding acetylcholinesterase-like isoform X2 — protein sequence MFKVLIFLAFVLGTSQCSPTCTRRTCYGKIRGKITFRVPHIEVEEYLGIPYASPPTGHLRYKRPQKPLRWSPRILDTTNLPPACPQEQRAQINFHRPGFDNFNEDCLYMNIYVPRINKRTLPILLYIHGGSNSQGMGAVFDGDILAAHGEMIVITFNYRLANLGFFADPSKGIRGNNGLMDQVLVMKWIQRNIKYFNGNPSKVTLYGHSAGAGDAGVHLLSDLTKGLFRNTIMHSGTPISHWFPSFCVQSSRVSNIPQNCRPGYSLITTEPQQDNWVIIDGEFLKGSPEKLFTCGKFRRGPVLLMISRDEGFPLDPSMYRDINLDELLGYFGRTLFAGKPDFAENVKKELKIWERLNLSNYPPGLQVLADMGLFAPMMKLADMISKWQTNVYTLSFEYVSQNVPGPDWIGIQHGWDVFYVFGVPTVGHPKFSFTARDAEVSKRTMQLISNFVKKGNWRSCDLKLRKYNSERKSINKLNYVNGKTVVTNEINFKQPKIDFWYKYLYPFNFKCPFRYTPYKRYM from the exons ATGTTCAaggttttaatctttttggctTTTGTTTTGGGTACATCTCAGTGTTCTCCTACATGCACAAGAAGAACGTGTTATGGAAAAATCCGAGGAAAAATAACTTTTCGTGTCCCGCATATAGAAGTGGAGGAATATCTAGGTATTCCATATGCATCTCCTCCAACGGGTCATCTACGTTACAAG AGACCACAGAAGCCTCTGAGATGGAGTCCTCGCATTTTAGACACAACAAATCTTCCACCAGCATGCCCACAGGAGCAACGGGCCcaaataaatttccatagacCCGGGTTTGACAACTTTAACGAAGACTGTCTATATATGAACATCTATGTACCAAGA ATCAATAAAAGGACACTGCCGATTCTGCTATACATACATGGAGGTTCTAATTCTCAAGGAATGGGAGCTGTGTTTGATGGTGACATCTTAGCTGCACATGGAGAAATGATTGTTATTACTTTCAACTATAGACTCGCCAATCTAG GTTTTTTTGCCGATCCAAGTAAAGGTATAAGGGGCAATAATGGTCTTATGGATCAAGTATTGGTTATGAAATGGATACAAAGAAATATCAAGTATTTCAATGGTAACCCGTCTAAAGTAACCTTATATGGACATAGTGCTGGAGCTGGGGACGCTGGTGTTCACTTACTATCAGATTTGACCAAAG GGTTATTTAGAAATACAATAATGCACAGTGGCACACCGATTTCGCACTGGTTTCCTTCATTTTGTGTACAATCCAGTAGAGTATCAAATATTCCTCAAAATTGTCGACCGGGTTACAGTCTGATCACTACAGAGCCACAACAG GATAATTGGGTTATCATTGATGGAGAATTTCTAAAAGGCAGTCCAGAAAAACTGTTTACTTGTGGAAAATTCCGGCGTGGTCCAGTATTATTAATGATATCACGGGATGAAGGATTTCCATTAGACCCATcaa TGTACAGAGACATCAACTTAGATGAGCTACTCGGATATTTTGGGCGGACTCTGTTTGCAGGAAAACCTGATTTTGCAG aaaacgtGAAAAAAGAACTAAAGATCTGGGAGAGATTGAACCTATCAAATTACCCTCCA GGCTTACAAGTCCTTGCAGATATGGGACTCTTCGCACCAATGATGAAACTAGCAGACATGATTTCTAAATGGCAAACGAATGTTTATACACTCAGTTTTGAGTATGTTTCTCAAAACGTACCCGGACCTGATTGGATag GAATACAACATGGATGGGatgtattttatgtatttggtgtACCGACAGTAGGACATCCAAAGTTCTCATTTACAGCACGTGATGCAGAGGTTTCTAAAAGGACGATGCAACTAATcagcaattttgtcaaaaaagg AAACTGGCGATCCTGTGACTTGAAATTGAGGAAGTATAATTCTGAGAGAAAGTCAATCAACAAACTGAATTATGTCAATGGCAAAACAGTCGTTACCAACGAAATCAACTTTAAACAACCAAAAATTGACTTTTGGTATAAATACTTGTATCCCTTTAACTTCAAATGCCCCTTTCGGTATACACCATATAAACGTTATATGTGA
- the LOC134707592 gene encoding acetylcholinesterase-like isoform X4, which translates to MNIYVPRINKRTLPILLYIHGGSNSQGMGAVFDGDILAAHGEMIVITFNYRLANLGFFADPSKGIRGNNGLMDQVLVMKWIQRNIKYFNGNPSKVTLYGHSAGAGDAGVHLLSDLTKGLFRNTIMHSGTPISHWFPSFCVQSSRVSNIPQNCRPGYSLITTEPQQDNWVIIDGEFLKGSPEKLFTCGKFRRGPVLLMISRDEGFPLDPSMYRDINLDELLGYFGRTLFAGKPDFAENVKKELKIWERLNLSNYPPGLQVLADMGLFAPMMKLADMISKWQTNVYTLSFEYVSQNVPGPDWIGIQHGWDVFYVFGVPTVGHPKFSFTARDAEVSKRTMQLISNFVKKGNWRSCDLKLRKYNSERKSINKLNYVNGKTVVTNEINFKQPKIDFWYKYLYPFNFKCPFRYTPYKRYM; encoded by the exons ATGAACATCTATGTACCAAGA ATCAATAAAAGGACACTGCCGATTCTGCTATACATACATGGAGGTTCTAATTCTCAAGGAATGGGAGCTGTGTTTGATGGTGACATCTTAGCTGCACATGGAGAAATGATTGTTATTACTTTCAACTATAGACTCGCCAATCTAG GTTTTTTTGCCGATCCAAGTAAAGGTATAAGGGGCAATAATGGTCTTATGGATCAAGTATTGGTTATGAAATGGATACAAAGAAATATCAAGTATTTCAATGGTAACCCGTCTAAAGTAACCTTATATGGACATAGTGCTGGAGCTGGGGACGCTGGTGTTCACTTACTATCAGATTTGACCAAAG GGTTATTTAGAAATACAATAATGCACAGTGGCACACCGATTTCGCACTGGTTTCCTTCATTTTGTGTACAATCCAGTAGAGTATCAAATATTCCTCAAAATTGTCGACCGGGTTACAGTCTGATCACTACAGAGCCACAACAG GATAATTGGGTTATCATTGATGGAGAATTTCTAAAAGGCAGTCCAGAAAAACTGTTTACTTGTGGAAAATTCCGGCGTGGTCCAGTATTATTAATGATATCACGGGATGAAGGATTTCCATTAGACCCATcaa TGTACAGAGACATCAACTTAGATGAGCTACTCGGATATTTTGGGCGGACTCTGTTTGCAGGAAAACCTGATTTTGCAG AAAAcgtgaaaaaagaattaaagatCTGGGAGAGATTAAACCTATCAAATTATCCTCCA GGCTTACAAGTCCTTGCAGATATGGGACTCTTCGCACCAATGATGAAACTAGCAGACATGATTTCTAAATGGCAAACGAATGTTTATACACTCAGTTTTGAGTATGTTTCTCAAAACGTACCCGGACCTGATTGGATag GAATACAACATGGATGGGatgtattttatgtatttggtgtACCGACAGTAGGACATCCAAAGTTCTCATTTACAGCACGTGATGCAGAGGTTTCTAAAAGGACGATGCAACTAATcagcaattttgtcaaaaaagg AAACTGGCGATCCTGTGACTTGAAATTGAGGAAGTATAATTCTGAGAGAAAGTCAATCAACAAACTGAATTATGTCAATGGCAAAACAGTCGTTACCAACGAAATCAACTTTAAACAACCAAAAATTGACTTTTGGTATAAATACTTGTATCCCTTTAACTTCAAATGCCCCTTTCGGTATACACCATATAAACGTTATATGTGA